The genomic stretch TGCAGATGTAAGAGTTTTAACCAGCCATTAAATAATTGGAATACTTCTAATGTTAATAATATGAGATGCATGTTTTTTGGAGCAGAAAATTTTAATCAAGATATCAATAAATGGAATGTTAGTAAAGTAAAAAATATGCTTTCTATGTTTGAGAATGCTTATAATTTTAATAGTCCTTTAAATAATTGGGATACTTCTAATGTTTTATATATCAATCGCATGTTTTTTTACGCAAAGAATTTTAATCAGCCTTTAAATAATTGGAATACTTCTAATGTGAAAAATATGAACAGCATTTTTTCAGGCTGTGAAAGTTTTAATCAGTCAATAGAGGATTGGAAAATAAATAAAACTTGTGTTATTGATAATATTTTTGAGAATGCTGTTTCTTTTAAAAATACAAAATCAATACTTAATATTTATTTTATTGCTAGAGGAAATCATAAGAAAAAACTTTTATCTATGCTTGAAGAATGCGATATTAAAGAAGTTTATATGGAAGCTGTTAAACATTCCAAATTAAAAGATTTTATTAAAAAATTAGAAAATGTTTATTATGATGAATTAAAAGAATTAATTGATAAGAAGAAATAAAAAATTAATTAGATGATAAGTTTTAATAATAATTATATTGACTTAATAGTAATTACTTAATATACTAAAATAAAAAATATAAATATATAAATATAGGTATCAATAAAAAATGGATTGCAAAAAGTTAAATGATATTATTATTTCTATGAGAAGAGATTTGCATAAAATACCAGAAGTGGGTACAGAACTTCCAAAAACAAAAAACTATGTTATAAATAAATTAAAAGAATTGGGACTATCTTATAAAGAGTCTTCAATTGATAGCGGACTTGTATGCGATATAGGAAATGATAATGGTAAAAATATAGCAGCAATTAGAGCAGATATGGACGCTTTACCTATAGAAGAGGAAACAGGATTTGATTATGCTTCTAAAAATGGGAATATGCATGCATGCGGACATGATGCTCATACAGCCTGTTTACTTGGGGCTGCTTATTATTTAAGTGAAAATAAATCAAGAATAAAAGGTACTGTAAGATTAGTTTTTCAGGCAGCGGAAGAATTAGCAGTAGGTGCTCATAATATGCTTAATTCTGGTTTGCTTGATGGAGTTAATGCTATAGTGGGTACTCATATAGGTACTTTGGCTGCTAATGTTCCTAGCGGGGAGTTTGTATTAAAAGAAGGTGCTTTAATGGCTTCTAATGACAGAATATTTATAAAGGTTATAGGTAAAGGTTCTCATGGTGCTTATCCTCATCTTTCTGTTGATCCTATATTAACAGCAAGTCAGATAATACAGGCAATCTATAATATTAAAAGTAGAGAGATACTTGCAACAGATCCTATAATAATTTCTATATGTATGGTTCATGCTGGAAGTCAGTATAATGTAATACCATCTGAAGTTAATATCGAAGGAACTTTTAGAACATTCAGTGAAGATACTAGAGTTTTTATAACTGAGAGAATAAAAGAAGTAGTTCATTCTATTGCTAGTGCCAATAGGGCAGAAGCTGAAGTTATAATAAAAAGGCGTGGTGCTCCTGTTATCAATAATGCTGATATATACAAAGAGCTTGATGAAGTATGCAGCAGTCTTAACTTTAAAAAGGCTTCTCATTATGAGCTTTCTATGGCAGGTGAGGATTTCGCTGATTATTTAGAGAAAATTAAAGGAGCTTTTATATTATTTTCTACAGCCACAGAAAAAAATATAGCTCATCATAACAGAAAATTTGAAATAGATGAATCAAAATTATATCAGCCTTCTGTACTTATGAGTGAATGGGCTATTAAACATTTGGAGCTGAACAATTATTAAAATTATACCTAATTTCAAAATTTATCAAAAAAAATTATATAATAAAAAATTAATAATATAATTATTCTTGAATATAAAATAAATTATCATATTGGTATGAATAGTATGCTGTAATCAGTCATATAAAAAATAATTTTATTTTTTATATAGAAAATTTACACAATATATATTATACTACAACTAAAAATTATGTAAACTTATCAAGGAGCATATATGAAGAAATATAAACCTGAAACAAAAGAAGAATTAGAAAAATTAGTATATACTGATGGAATAAAACTCTATGATGTAGATACAAGCCTTATTACTGATATGAGCGAACTTTTTTATAAAAGCAGCAGAAAGGATTTTGAAGGCATAGAAGACTGGGACGTTTCAAATGTTGAGGATATGTCATATATGTTTGCATATATGAGTTATGATAGTTTTGAAAGCCGTTCTAAAGCTAAGTTTAATCGTAATCTTAATAATTGGAATGTATCCAAAGTTAAGCATATGAGTTTTATGTTTTATTATTGTCATGATTTTAATCAGCCTTTAGATAAATGGGACGTTTCTAATGTTGAGGATATGTTTAGAATGTTTGATAATTGTAAAAAATTCAATCAGCCTTTAAATAGTTGGAATGTATCCAATGTAACAAATATGAGCGGTATGTTCCAGGTAGCAGAAAGTTTTAATCAGCCTTTAGACAAATGGGACGTTTCTAATGTTACAACTATGAGAGCTATGTTTAATTATGCTAAAGCGTTTAATCAAGATATAAGCAATTGGAATGTTAGTAAAGTTGAAGATATGGGTTATATGTTTAGTATATGTGTTAATTTTAATCAGCCTCTTAATGATTGGGACGTATCTAAAGTAAAAACTATGGAGGGTATGTTTAGAAGTGCTTTTAAATTCAATCAGCCTTTAGATAAATGGGATACTTCAAAGGTTGAAAATATGAATGAGATGTTTAGTCAATGTGACAGCTTTAATCAGCCTTTAAATAGCTGGAATGTATCCAATGTAAAAACTATGGAATCTATGTTTCGCAGTACTGAAGCTTTTAATCAGCCTCTTGATAAATGGAATACAAAAAAATTAAAAACAATGTTTGGAATGTTTGACTTTGCTAAAGGTTATAATTGTTTTGATTCATTATCAAAATGGGATTTAAATAAAGTATCAGAAATGAGTAATTTATGCTTTGAAAAGTATGAAGAACTGCCTTTAAAAATCAAAGCGTATCTTCAGGCATTTTATGGTTCTTATAAAGATTATTTAACTATTACAAAAGAGAATGTAAAAGAAGTATATGATTTAATATCAAAAGATACAAATAAAAAAATTTTGTCATTAAAAAAGAGATTAGAAAGCGAGTTTAGTGAAGAACTTTCATCTGTTACGGATAATTATAATTTCAAAACTATAGAAGAAGCAGAAAAATATGTTGAAGATAATTATAATAAAAAAGATGATAAAAAGGTGAGCTTTATAAATGATTATAAGGTTTTGATAAAAGATAAATCAAGAGAAGTTGAAAATAAAGTTTTAAAATATATATATTTGGAATATTTGCTTCTTAAAAGAGATGTTAAAAGATTAATGCAGGTTGACAATATCGTTAATTTACTTGATAAAGAATCGTTTATAAATTTTGCTAAAAATATCTATGAGGAAACTAATAAAGAAACAGCTGCTTTTATATATGCTATATACGGAGGAGATGAGGCCATAAAAGATATATATAAAAAAGAACATGACACAAAACTTTCACTTATAATAATTAAATTAAATATAGAAAGTAAATATGCACTTAGATTATTATATGAAATATATTCAAATACAAAAAAATCTGAAGTTCGTTATGAGGCTTATAATTTAATTGAGGAAGTTATGAAAAAAATGGATATTAGTTATAATGAATTCCAATTAAGATATTCATCTGATTTCGGATTTGATTCTAAAGGGGAAAAAACGTTGAATAAAAATTATAAATTAATTTTGAATAGTGATTATTCTTTGAGGCTTTTTGATATAAATAATAATAAAGAATTAAAAAGGCTTCCCCAAAACTTTGATGAAGATTTAAAAGAAGAAGTAACAAAATTAAGAAAAGAAATTCCTTCTTTTATGAAAGATACTTCTTCTGCTTTAGCTATTTTATTAGCAAGCGGAGAGAAATACAGTTATGATGTATTCAAAGAGGTTTTTATTGATAATGCTATGATGAATAGATTTGCTTCATCTTTGATATGGAATCTATATGATAAAGATGATAATTTTATAACTACTTTCAGATATTCAGGCGACGGAAGTTATTCAAATTGTGAAGATGAAGAAGTAAAAATTGATGATAATACTTTTATAGGTTTGGCAAGCCCTGTAGAAATGGACGATGACACTATAAATAAATGGAGAAAGCAGCTTGAAGATTATGAAATAGCACAGCCTTTACAGCAATTAACTGTCATAAAATTAGATAAAGATAATTTGAAAAACGAAGTAGAAAAAATAGATAATTTAGAAATAGCTTATGGTACTTTCGAGGCTTTTGGTGCAAGATATGAAATGTATTCTGAGTATATAGGATATGATGTCGTTAAAAGCTATTCATTAAAAACAAAGAATGGAGATACTTTTACTATAGATGCTGATGTTGATTCCAATACTGATTTTCATGATAGAGTAAAAATTGATATTTATTTTGATAATGAAAATGGTGAAGAGGTGAGTAAAAGATTTATCTATACTTTATTAGTATTAATGATTTGGGATTTTAGACTTACAGATTTATTTTAATTTTATTGTTTGCAGTGGCTTTAACCCCACACACCCACTTCTTTTGCGACCGAAGGAAGTGCCTGTGGTATTGCCACAAAGAAGCTATATCCTAGACAGGCTCGGATACGCTTAGCGAAAGGCTACATTTTGGATTTAATTTTATGAATTACCTTACATTTAAGACGATTTTAGTATGATTTAGTATTAATTTTATACTTGCACTTTCGCGAAGCGTGCCTACGGCAGCAACTTTGGCGAAGCCCACCTGCGGTGTGCGGCGGGAAAAAGTTGAATAAAAAAATTGACAAACTTAAAAATTTTCAGTATATATAAATAAGTATTATTATTAGTAGTTAATTTAGTGCTGCTATTTATATATATTAAAATTTATAATGAGGATATGAGATGATGAAAAAATATAAACCAACAACAAAAGAAGAATTAAAAAGATTAGTATTCACCAACAACGGTATAAAACTTAGTTGTATTGATACAAGTCTTATTACAGATATGAGCGACCTTTTTAATAAAAGTGAAAGAAAAGATTTTGATGGCATAGAAGAGTGGGATACTTCTAATGTTGAGAATATGGCTTATATGTTTGCATATATGGACTACAATGTTTTGGGACAATATTCAATGACAGAGTTTAATTCTAATTTAAATAATTGGAATGTATCAAAAGTGAAAAACATGATTTATATGTTTGCTTATTGTACATATTTTAATCAGCCTTTAAATAAATGGGACGTTTCAAATGTGGAAAATATGTCTGGCATGTTTTTGGGTGCTAAAAAGTTTAATCAGCCTTTAAATAATTGGAATGTATCTAAAGTGAAAGATATGAGCGATATGTTTCATAGCTGTGAAGTATTTAATAGACCTTTGGACAAATGGGATGTTTCTAATGTTAAAGATATGTCTAATATGTTTAATGTGGCTTTGAAATTTAATCAGAATATAAATAATTGGAATGTATCTAATGTTGAAGATTTATCAAAGACGTTTCGTTATTGTAAAGCTTTTGATCAGCCTCTTAATGATTGGGACGTATCTAATGTGAAAAATATGCAACATATATTTTCGGACTGTGAAAATTTTAATCAGCCTTTAGATAAATGGGATACTTCTAATGTTGAAAGTATGGAATTTGCATTTAGAGCATGCGGTAAATTTAATCAGCCTTTAAATAGCTGGAATATGTCTAAAGTAACAAATATAGAGCATATGTTTGCTTTTACACACGAATTTAATCAGCCTCTTGATAAATGGGATACAAGAAATGTCATTAGTGTAATGCTGTTGTTTGCCTATGCACACAAGTTTGATCATTATGAATCTTTAGCAAATTGGAATTTAGACAGTTTACAAGCTATAAATATAATTTGTGATGATAAGGATATGGATAAATTACCTACAAGAATTCAAGTATATAGGCAGGCATTTTTTCCTAAGGCCGATATTATAAGTATAACAAAATTTAATGTTAAAGAAATATATGAGCTTATTGCAGATGATAAAAATAAAAAAGTTGTAAGATTGAAAAAAAGACTTGAAAGTGATTTCTCATCAGAGCTTTCATTTGTTACAAATAATTATAATTTCAAAACTATAGAAAAAGCAGAAAAGTATGCTGAAAGAAATTACAATGCTAAAAAATATGATAAGAAACTTGAATTTATAAAAAAGTGCCATGTATTAATAAAAGATAAATCAAGAGAAGTGAATATAAATCTTATAAAGTATATATATTCAGAATATTTGTCTTTAAAGAAAACTATTAAAAAATTAGAAAAAATTGATAATATGGTTAATTTGCTTGATTTAAAATCATTTGTGAATTTTACTAAAGAGATTTATTTAAAAAATCAAGATGAAGTTATCACTGCTTTTGTTTATGCTATGTACGGAGGAGATAAAGCTTTAAAGAAAATATCAGAATTAATGTATACTATTGAATCAAAAAATCTCCTTACAATGATAAGCTTCAATATAGAAAGCAGATATGCTCAGAGTTTATTATATAAAATATATATAAATTCAACTAAAAGTGCAATTCGTAAAGAAGCAGTAGAAATGATTAATGACTTACTTGAAAAAATTAATATAGGCTATACTGAATTTAGATTAAGATGTATGCCTAATTTGGGATTTAATTCTAAAGGTGAAAAAGAATTAAATAAAGATTATAAATTAATTGTCAATAATGATTATACTTTAACTTTATTCGATATAAAAAATAATAAAGAATTAAAAAAAGTACCTCAAAGTATTGATAAAAAATTAAAAGAAGAAATAAAAGAATTAGGTAAAGAAGTAGATAAGTTTATTAATCATATCTCACATATTTTAGGTATTATGTTAATAAACGGCGATATATTAAGCTGCGATTTATTTAAAGAAGTTTTTATTGATAATTATTTAATGAATAAATTTAGTTCTGGTTTAATATGGAACTTGTATGATAAAGATAAAAACTTTATAACAACTTTCAGATATACAAGCGATGGAACTTATACAAATTCTGAAAATGAAAAAATAAAAATTAATGCTGATAATTTTATAAGTTTGGCAAGTCCTATAGAAATGGACGATGAAACTATAGATAAATGGAGAAAACAGCTTGAAGATTGCCAATTATCACAGCCTATAAATCAATTAACACTTATAAAATTAGATAAAGATAATTTGAAAAAAGAAATAAAAAAGATAAAAAATATAGATACAAGCTACGGAGCTTTTAAATTCTTTGCTAAAAAATATGAAATGCATAGCAATGATGTATTAGAAGATAATGTAACATATACATTTACATCAAATGATGGAGATATTTTTACAATGTCTGCAAAAGTTGATGAGGATATAGAATATGATGATTTAGTAAATATTACTATCGATTTTAAAAAAGATAAAAATAAAAAAGAAATAAGTAAAAGATTTGTTTATACATTTTTAGTATTTATCATTTTGGATTTTAGACTTACAGATTTATTTTAATTATAACAAATAATTTTTAGGCATCATAGTTTTGTGTCTTCTATAAAAATATAATTGATTTTTATAATATTATATATCCATATTGAAATTAGGGGAATTGATGAATAAACATAAACCAGCAGCAAAAGAAGAACTTAAAAAATTAGTATTTACTGACGGTATAAAACTTAGCGATGTAGATACAAGCCTTATTACAGATATTAGTGAACTTTTTCAGAAAAGTGAAAGAAAAGATTTTGAAGGCATAGAGGACTGGGATACTTCTAATGTTGAAAATATGTCTTGGATGTTTAGAGAATGTTTAAGTTTTAATCAGCCTTTAGACAAATGGGATACTTCTAATGTTACAAATATGAGCGGTATGTTTAGTCTTGCTAAAACTTTTAATCAGAATATAAATAATTGGAATGTTAGTAAAGTTGAAGATATGAGTTATATGTTTAATGCATGTGGCTCTTTTAATCAGCCTCTTAATAATTGGGACGTATCCAATGTAAAAACTATGGAGGCTATGTTTCATTCCGCCATTTCTTTTAATCAGCCTTTAGATAAATGGAATACTTCAAAAGTTGAAAACATGCATGATATGTTTTGCCGATGTAAACAATTTAATCAGCCTTTAAATAGCTGGAATGTATCCAATGTAAAAACTATGGAATCTATGTTTTATTCTGCCGATTCTTTTAATCAGCCGCTTGATAAATGGAATACAAAAAGATTAAGTAAAATGTACTCAATGTTTAAATATACTGACAGTTATGACTCTTATGACTCATTAGCAAATTGGGATTTAAGTAAAGTATCAGATATTAGTGATTTCTGTTCTAACTATGAAAGATTCTATGAAAAATTGCCTTTAAGACTTAGAGTATATATGCAGGCATTTTATGGTTCTCACAAAGTTTATGTACCTATAGAAAATAATGAAGAATATGATGATGATTTTATATCAGAAGAATATGATTTAGTATCAAGAGATTATATAACTATCACAAAAGAGAATGTCAAAGAAGTATATAATGCAATATTAAAAGATACAAATAAAAAAGTTATGGCATTAAAAAAGAAATTAGAAACAGAGTTTAGTGAAGAACTTTCATCTGTTACTGATGATTATAATTTCAAAACTATAGAAGAAGCAGAAAAGTATGTGGAAAACAATTATAATAAAAAAGATGATAAGAAGGTAAGCTTTATAAGTAATTATAAGGTTTTGATAAAGGGTAAATCAAGAGAAGTTGAAAATAAAGTTTTAAAATATATATATTTAGAGTATTTGGTTCTAAAAAGAGATGTTAAAAAATTAACACAAATTGACAATATAGTTAATTTACTTGATAAAGAATCATTTATAGAGTTTATCAAAAATATTTATAATGAAACGAATAAAGAAACCTCTGCTTTTATTTACGGAATATATGGAGGAGATAAAGCCGTAAAAAATATATATAAAAAAGAAAAAGATACTAAACTTTCACTTTTAATAATTAAATTAAATATAGAAAGCAAATATGCACTTAGATTATTATATGAAATATATTCAAGTACAAAAAAATCTGAAATACGTTATGAAGCTTATAATCTAATTGAGGAAGTGATTAAAAAAATGAATATTAGCTATGAGGAGTTTGAATTAAGATTTTCTCCTGATTTCAGCTTTAATTCTCAAGGTGAGAGACTATTAAATGAAGATTATAAATTAATTTTGAATGGTGATTATTCTTTGAGTCTTTTTGATATAAAAAATAATAAAGAATTAAAAAAGATTCCTCAAAACTTTAATGAAGATTTAAAAGATGAAATAACAAAGTTAAGAAAAAAAATTCCTTCTTTTATGAAAGATACTTCTTCTCTTTTAGCGATTTTATTAGCAAGCGGAGAGAAATACAATTATGATGTATTCAAAGATGTTTTCATTGATAATGCTATGATGAATAGATTTGCTTCATCTTTTATATGGAATTTATATGATAATAACAATAATTTCATAACTACTTTCAGATATTCAGGCGACGGAAGTTATTCAAACTGTGAAGATGAAGAAGTAAAAATTGATGATAATAGTTTTGTAAGTTTGGCAAGCCCTGTAGAAATGGACGAACACACTATAGATAAATGGAGAAAGCAGCTTGAAGATTATGAAATAGCACAGCCTTTACAGCAATTAACTGTTATAAAATTAGATAAAGATAATTTGAAAAGTGAAATAGAAAAAATAGATAATTCAGAAATAGCCTATGGTACTTTTAAGGCTTTTGGTGCAAGATATGAAATGTATTCTGAGTATATAGGATACGATGTCGTTAAAAGCTATTCATTAAAAACAAAGAATGGAGATACTTTTACTATAGATGCAGATGTTAATTCTAAAACCGATTTTCATGACAGAGTAAAAATTAATATTTATTTTGATAATGAAAATGGTGAAGAGGTGAGTAAAAGATTTATTTATACTTTATTGGTATTAATGATTTGGGATTTTAGACTTACAGATTTATTTTGATTATAATAAATAATTTTTAAATTTATAATTAGGATATTAGATTATGAAAAAATACAAACCAGCAACAAAAGAAGAACTCAAAAAATTAGTATTTACTGACGGTATAAAGCTTAATTGTGTTGATACAAGTCTTATAACGGATATGAGCAATCTTTTTCATGAAAGTAAAAGAAAAGATTTTAAAGGCATAGAAGATTGGGACGTTTCTAATGTTGAGGATATGTCTTATATGTTTGCATATATGGACTATAATTTTATTTTAGACTTATCAAAAATAGATTTTAATCCTAATTTAAATAATTGGAATGTATCTAAAGTTAAAAAGATGAGTAATATGTTTGCCTATTGTTCTAATTTTAATCAGCCTTTAGATAAGTGGGATACTTCTAATGTTTCCGATATGTCATTTATGTTTTTGGGGGCAAAAGTTTTTAATCAGCCTCTTAATGATTGGAATGTTTCTAATGTTAAAGATATGAGAGGTATGTTTAAGTTAGCAGAAAGTTTTAATCAGCCTTTGGATAAATGGGATACTTCTAATGTTGAAGATATGTCTTGTATGTTTAATCTGGCAAAAAACTTTAATCAGCCTTTAAATAATTGGAATATATCTAAAGTTGAAGATTTATCAAATATGTTTAGTTATTGTACTATTTTTAATCAGCCTCTTAACGATTGGGACGTATCTAATGTAAAAAATATGGAATCTTTGTTTGATAGTTGTTCTAATTTTAATCAGCCTTTAGATAATTGGGATACTTCTAATGTTGAAAATATGTTTAGAATGTTTGATGATTGTAAAAACTTTAATCAGCCTTTAAATAGCTGGAATGTATCCAATGTAACAAATATTGCATACATGTTTATGTTGGCAAAAAGTTTTAATCAGCCGCTTGATAAATGGAATACAAAAAAAGTAATTAGTATAGCATTTTTATTTCAATATGCCGATAAGTTTGATCATTATGAATCTTTAGAACATTGGAATTTAGATAAATTAAAAGATATAACTTTAATTTGTGATGATGAAAATAAATTGCATACAAGACTTAAAGTATATATGCAAGTTTTTTATCCTAAAGAAGATTATATAACTATAACAAAAGATAATGTTAAAGAAATATATAATCTTATTGCGAAAGACAAAAATAGAAGAATCTCTAGATTAAGAAAAAAACTTGAAAGTGATTTTTCTAAGGAGCTTTCATCTATTACAAAAAATTCTGATTAAAAAACTATAAAAAAATAATGAAAAATGCTATATTAAAATCAATTTGGAGAGAATTATGAGAAAATACAAACCAGAAACAAAAAAAGAATTAAAAAAATTAGTATTTACTGATGGTATAAAACTTTGTTATATTGATACAAGTCTTATCACAGATATGAGCAAACTTTTTTATGAAAGCAAAAGAAAAGATTTTGAAGGTATAGAAGATTGGGACGTTTCTAATGTTACAAATATGGATATGATGTTTGCCTATATGGGCTATAATGCGTTGGTAAGATATTCAAATATAGATTTTAATCCTGATTTAAGTAATTGGAATGTATCTAAAGTAAAAAGTATGAATAATATGTTTGCTCATTGTTCTAATTTTGACCAGCCTTTGGAGAAATGGGACGTTTCAAATGTTGAAGATATGTCCTTTATGTTTTATGGTGCGAATGAGTTTAATCAGCCTTTAAATAATTGGAATGTATCAAAAGTTAAAAATATGAGAGGTATGTTTCAGGAATGCGAAAATTTTAATCAGCCTTTGAATAAATGGGATACTTCTAATGTTGAAGATATGTCTAATATGTTTACTCGGGCAAAAGTTTTTAATAAGCCTTTAAATAAATGGAATACTTCTAAAGTTAAAGATTTATCAAGTATGTTTGCATATTGTGATATTTTTAATCAGAACATTAATGATTGGGACGTTTCTAATGTTACAAATATGGATTCTTTGTTTAGGCAATGCGAAAAATTAAATCAGCCTTTTGATAAATGGGATACTTCTAATGTTGTAAACATGGAAAAGACATTTTTCTCATGCATGAAATTTGATCAGCCTTTAAATAGTTGGAATGTGTCTAATGTAGAAAATATGGATATGATGTTTTATATGGCACAAACTTTTAATCAGCCTCTTGATAAATGGAATACACAAAAACTAATCACTGCTGCGGGACTATTTAGATTTGCCTATAAGTTTGATAATTATGAGTCTTTAGAAAATTGGAATTTAGATAATTTAGAAGAAGTTGGTACTTTTTGCGATGATGAGGATAAATTACATACAAGACTTAAAGTATATATGCAGGCCTTTTATCCTAAAGAAGATTATATAACTATAACAAAATTTAATGTTAAAGAAATATATAATCTTATTGCAAAAGATAAAAATAAAAGAATTGTAAGATTGAGAAAAAGAATTGAAAGTGATTTTTCTAATGAGCTTTCATTTGTTACAAATGATTATAATTTCAAAACTATAGAAAAAGCAGAAAAGTATGCTCAAAAAAAATATAATGCTAAAAAAGAAGATAAAAAACTTGAATTTATAAAAGATTGCCATGTTCTAGTAAAAGATAAATCAAGAGAGGTAAATATTACAGTGATAAAGTATATATATTCAGAGTATTTATCTTTAAAAAGAATGATTAACAGATTAGAAAAAATTGATAATATAGTTAACTTGCTTGACTTTGAATCATTTTTTAAGTTCATTAGAGAAATTTATTTAGAAAATCAAAACACAGAGATTGCAGGTTTTATTTATGCTATGTACGGAGGAGATGAAGCTTTAAAAGAGATATCTGAATTAATATTATTAGGTATTGATTCAAAAGTTTTCCTTATAATGATAAAATTCAATATAGAAAGCAGATATGCTCAAAGTTTATTATATGAAATATATTCAGATACAAAGAAAAATGAAGTTCTCAAAGAAGCTGGAAAAATGATTAATGAATTGATTGAAAAAATGAATATTGGTTATACTGAATTTAGATTAAGATGTATGCCTAATTACGGATTTACTTCTCAAGGTGAAAAAATATTAAATGATGATTATAAATTAATTTTGAATAATGATTATTCTGTAACCTTATTTGATATAAAAAATAATAAAGAATTAAAAAAGATTCCTCAAAACCTTGATGAAAAATTAAAAGAAGAAGTCAAAGAATTGAAAAAAGA from Brachyspira murdochii DSM 12563 encodes the following:
- a CDS encoding BspA family leucine-rich repeat surface protein; the encoded protein is MKKYKPETKEELEKLVYTDGIKLYDVDTSLITDMSELFYKSSRKDFEGIEDWDVSNVEDMSYMFAYMSYDSFESRSKAKFNRNLNNWNVSKVKHMSFMFYYCHDFNQPLDKWDVSNVEDMFRMFDNCKKFNQPLNSWNVSNVTNMSGMFQVAESFNQPLDKWDVSNVTTMRAMFNYAKAFNQDISNWNVSKVEDMGYMFSICVNFNQPLNDWDVSKVKTMEGMFRSAFKFNQPLDKWDTSKVENMNEMFSQCDSFNQPLNSWNVSNVKTMESMFRSTEAFNQPLDKWNTKKLKTMFGMFDFAKGYNCFDSLSKWDLNKVSEMSNLCFEKYEELPLKIKAYLQAFYGSYKDYLTITKENVKEVYDLISKDTNKKILSLKKRLESEFSEELSSVTDNYNFKTIEEAEKYVEDNYNKKDDKKVSFINDYKVLIKDKSREVENKVLKYIYLEYLLLKRDVKRLMQVDNIVNLLDKESFINFAKNIYEETNKETAAFIYAIYGGDEAIKDIYKKEHDTKLSLIIIKLNIESKYALRLLYEIYSNTKKSEVRYEAYNLIEEVMKKMDISYNEFQLRYSSDFGFDSKGEKTLNKNYKLILNSDYSLRLFDINNNKELKRLPQNFDEDLKEEVTKLRKEIPSFMKDTSSALAILLASGEKYSYDVFKEVFIDNAMMNRFASSLIWNLYDKDDNFITTFRYSGDGSYSNCEDEEVKIDDNTFIGLASPVEMDDDTINKWRKQLEDYEIAQPLQQLTVIKLDKDNLKNEVEKIDNLEIAYGTFEAFGARYEMYSEYIGYDVVKSYSLKTKNGDTFTIDADVDSNTDFHDRVKIDIYFDNENGEEVSKRFIYTLLVLMIWDFRLTDLF
- a CDS encoding M20 metallopeptidase family protein, which codes for MDCKKLNDIIISMRRDLHKIPEVGTELPKTKNYVINKLKELGLSYKESSIDSGLVCDIGNDNGKNIAAIRADMDALPIEEETGFDYASKNGNMHACGHDAHTACLLGAAYYLSENKSRIKGTVRLVFQAAEELAVGAHNMLNSGLLDGVNAIVGTHIGTLAANVPSGEFVLKEGALMASNDRIFIKVIGKGSHGAYPHLSVDPILTASQIIQAIYNIKSREILATDPIIISICMVHAGSQYNVIPSEVNIEGTFRTFSEDTRVFITERIKEVVHSIASANRAEAEVIIKRRGAPVINNADIYKELDEVCSSLNFKKASHYELSMAGEDFADYLEKIKGAFILFSTATEKNIAHHNRKFEIDESKLYQPSVLMSEWAIKHLELNNY
- a CDS encoding BspA family leucine-rich repeat surface protein, encoding MKKYKPTTKEELKRLVFTNNGIKLSCIDTSLITDMSDLFNKSERKDFDGIEEWDTSNVENMAYMFAYMDYNVLGQYSMTEFNSNLNNWNVSKVKNMIYMFAYCTYFNQPLNKWDVSNVENMSGMFLGAKKFNQPLNNWNVSKVKDMSDMFHSCEVFNRPLDKWDVSNVKDMSNMFNVALKFNQNINNWNVSNVEDLSKTFRYCKAFDQPLNDWDVSNVKNMQHIFSDCENFNQPLDKWDTSNVESMEFAFRACGKFNQPLNSWNMSKVTNIEHMFAFTHEFNQPLDKWDTRNVISVMLLFAYAHKFDHYESLANWNLDSLQAINIICDDKDMDKLPTRIQVYRQAFFPKADIISITKFNVKEIYELIADDKNKKVVRLKKRLESDFSSELSFVTNNYNFKTIEKAEKYAERNYNAKKYDKKLEFIKKCHVLIKDKSREVNINLIKYIYSEYLSLKKTIKKLEKIDNMVNLLDLKSFVNFTKEIYLKNQDEVITAFVYAMYGGDKALKKISELMYTIESKNLLTMISFNIESRYAQSLLYKIYINSTKSAIRKEAVEMINDLLEKINIGYTEFRLRCMPNLGFNSKGEKELNKDYKLIVNNDYTLTLFDIKNNKELKKVPQSIDKKLKEEIKELGKEVDKFINHISHILGIMLINGDILSCDLFKEVFIDNYLMNKFSSGLIWNLYDKDKNFITTFRYTSDGTYTNSENEKIKINADNFISLASPIEMDDETIDKWRKQLEDCQLSQPINQLTLIKLDKDNLKKEIKKIKNIDTSYGAFKFFAKKYEMHSNDVLEDNVTYTFTSNDGDIFTMSAKVDEDIEYDDLVNITIDFKKDKNKKEISKRFVYTFLVFIILDFRLTDLF